CAACTTACCAGAAAGATCCCTTCATGGTCCCACGCGATCTTTAATATCCTGATTTGCAGCAAGTTACGATACAACGCGTCAAATTGCGTGATCTTGGCCCACGGGCGATGTGTAAACCTGGCCGACAGTACAGACGGCCGCTGATGCGCATGTCACTGATTACCAGCGCCTTAAGGAACCTGCCACCGTGTAAACTTGGCCGACATTGTTCTGGAAAACTTAACACTTTGGGATGGTCGGGTCGGGGTCTTGAAACCTGCTGTCGACGCGCACAGCCTCCCCAAAAACGACAGAGGCACAGAACAGTTGACGGAGCCGTTCCGCAAATGGACCTCCACAGGGGAGGGGCACGGTCCCCCGTGCCTGATCATTGGGCGGCGCACGCCGCCCGGGAGGGGCGCACTCCTCTGCGCCCGCGTTCTTGCGGGCGGCGGGGACGCCGTCCCTCCCGGTTTGCGCGGCCACGCGCCGCGGGGAGGGGCACAGTCCCCTGTGCCCGTTATTCTTCCGGACCGCGGGGACGCCGTCCCTCCCAGCAGACCATCGTGGGATGGGCACAATCCCCCGTGCCCATTGGCTGGTGTATGCCACGGGGGGTACCGTACCACCCGCTTGCTTGTTTCACCACGAAGGGCGCCCCACAAGGGTGATTGGAAGGAAAGAGATGGATTGGCCAGGTTTCGATTGTTAGCGCCCGGCTTTAGGGACCTTGGGACGCGATCCAGCCGGTTTTCGCGGTCGTTTTGGAGGGTCGTGAACCAGGGCGCCCACTGCTTTGGGTGCCTGGGAAATCCGGAGGGGGCTCTGCTCCAATGAAAAGAGGTGGCGCTTCGTTGCCGAAGCGCCACCCGAAAGGCAACCTGCGACGCGTTAGCTTATTCCTTCCGGCGGATGAGGGCCAGGCCCAACAGGCCACCGCCCATCAGAATCAACGTCATCCCACCATCCGGCAGATACACCAGCATGTCCTGCCTCTTGGTCCCGTCCGCACTATAGAGGTTGATCGCCCGGACGGTGTAGTTCGCGCTGACGCTCGTGTAATCCGCTTTGGCGTTGGCCAACCCCCCAAACTTGCCGATGACCAAGCTGATGTATGGGTTGGCATAGTTGACGGCCAATTCATCTTCCAACATCCAGATCGCCTCTTGGAGCGCGCGGGCTGATGCCTCCCTGCCGGGTCCGGGTGTGTAATCGTACCCAGCGAGGTTGCCTTCAGCGAACTGCTTGTACAGCCAAGCCGTGCCGATGGAAATGGGGTCCGGAGACCCACCGGCCAAACCACCGGCAACTGCCGCGGTATTTAACCACCCGTCGAAGGGCTGGCCTGAGAGGAACTCGTTTCGCTCCAAGCAGAAGGTCTGAAACCCACCCACCACCAAGGTCGCAGAGGCGTAATGTGCCGGATTTGCCCAGGGCGACCCCTTCAGGGTGAACTCACCGCCACCGTAGCTGGTATCATAATAACCCGACGTCCGAACCACGGTTATGCCCGTAGCATCAGGCGCAGGCACGGCCGAAGCCGTGGCCACCATCCCTGCCGCCAATCCAACCGCACCCAACGTTCTTAACGCTTTCATGGTCAATCTTCCTTTCTCCTGTTCGCCGTGTTGCCTTTACACCATAGTTTTAGCACGTTGCGTGCCAGCATGACCTTTGCGACCCGTATACAGACGCCGCGACCATCACTAAAATCCTATACATCAAGCACTTGCACGTAGTTTAGACATTGCAAGATTTGAAGAGCCTATGCGAACATGACCAACTGGACCTAAAAACTGTAAAGCCCGCCGACACTTTGGCTCGGGTAAAAACCCGATAAACAGATCTTCGATCTCGCATCTACTTGGAGATCAATAGGTTGCGAATATTCTTGAAGTGTTAACTCTGCCGACATGCGATTCGGGGAAACCGACAGTGGTGTAAAGCCCGCTCGGACGCCTCCAAAACAGTGGTGTGTAACGTTGTAGTGCCGGCCATAAGGGCTTGAAAAGCAGGTCTCGAATGCAGGTCGGACTTCCCTCATCAGGCTGCAACCCAGCGTTCCAGTCGCCTTGCAAACGCAGGGACCGACAGCAACCAATCCAGCCAGGGCCGTTGCCACTTCCATGGAATCCACACCCGCGCTTCGGGAAGCAATACGGGGCGAGCTCCCAGCCGTAGATTGAAGGCGTAACGCGTAGCTGCAACCTCGGTCTCCACCGCCTTTCCTGCAAGCATTTGCTCCGCCAGTGAACGGTCCATGGCGCCAAAGTCCACAACGCGGCATCCCCAGGCCGCAGCCCGCATCATGGCCTCCACGTTCAACAGGGTGTTGGGATGCGCCTCCGGAAACTTTTCATTCCATCCCTTCTTCTCGAACACGCACCGGTCTCCGAACCGCAGGACCAGGAGGCCGGCAACTGCCTCACCCTTCACCGTTGCCAGGAAAAGGCGGATGTCAGGTGTAAAAGCATCCCACCGTCTGTAAAGGGCCTCAACCGAAGCGGGGTTGGGTCGCACACCCTGCCTGCGGCACGTCACGCACATGAGCTCGAAAAACACGGGCAGGTCCGCTCGCGTACCCTCAACCGTCTGGACCCCTCGGTCCTGCGCCTGTCGGGCCTCTCTCCGTGCGGTGCGACCGAGCCGGCTGCGCACACCTTCCTGTCCCCCTTCCAGGGAGGCAATCAGGGTTGCGTCAATGATCCCCGGTACGGGAGCACGGCAAAACCCATGGCTCCGGAAATCGGCAGGGGCAATCCGACTCTCGTCCGGGGGCTGGACGATCAGGGCCCGAACCCGTTCGGAAGCCGCGGTGTCCAACAGGCGCTGCATGGCCAGGCCGATCGAGTTGGGGTGCTCTTCCTTCAGCACCGGCCCTTTGTTGACAAAACCGACGCGACCGAACCTGGTGTTTTTGATGAGGAGCAGGAATCCCCCGGCCATGGAGCCGTTGCAGTCACTCCAGGTGACCAACCGGGATCTCCAACCCTCCCCTTCCTTGATCCAGGCCCACCGCACCGACTGCTGGTACTGTCCCAAGGGATGGTTTCTCAGGAAGCCCTCCCAGCGAACGGCTTCGTCCGGATCCAACCCGCGGGGGAGTGGCCCATTCCGGGGCAAAGGATCGGCAGCCGCAGCGCAATAGGGAACATCCATGCTCAATGCTCCCTCTAACATACCAAGGCAGGAGACAGTCCTTGGCCATGAGGGTCCCGAAATCGCACCCGACGCCAACCCAGGCGGCACACCACCTCGCAAACAGCGCGGGGTTCGAAGCCCAGTTGGCAAAACGCCTTCATGGACGGCGTATTCTCCGGGCGTACATGGGCAAAGACCCGCTGAACCCCCTCCTGGGCCAGGTCATTCAGAATCCGGGCAAGTGCAATGCGGAACAAACCGCGGTTCCGGTACCGGGGAAAAGTGTACGCACCGCGAACCTCGGCTTCACCTTGCGGGACCTGAATTCGGGGCAGGCTCGTCTTTTGCCCCTGTCGGGCGACCCAGCACAAGTGTGCAAGCTCACTCCCGTTCCAAACCGTGTACACCAGCTCCAGCCCGGCATAGCTATCCAGGAAGCATTCCAAAGGAAGCCAGCCGTCACAGCCGATCCGTTCCGAGCGCCACACTTTCAACTGCCCAAGGGAGCGCCCGATGACCCGATAGGACCCGGAACCCTTCGGAGCAACTCCCTCCGAAAACTCCTCACGATTGCAAAGTGGGCGGTCCAAGCGTAGATAAACCGAGTTGGACCATGCAACGTCGGCCAGGCGACGGACCCATGTCGCGGGGTCGGTAGACCGCCAGGGAAGCGTCCATCCAAACCAGGATCGCGAGTGCATTACTCCGTGAGCCGAACCCGTGCTCCGGCTTGCAACGTCCGCACCGCGCGCGTCATTGCAATTTCGCAATGCACCTGCCGAATCGACCCGCCACCCACCTTGTCAGGGCACTTCCTCGGCATCAGGTTTGACGGCCACGGCCGGCGCAACAGGTTTCGGGTCTTCCACCAGCTGCCCGAGGAGCCGGCGCCAGAGATCCGGACGGAAGGTCCTCAACAGCCAACCGGTGACGGGGTGCACGTGCAGCCGCGCCGGCAAGGTTACCACCTCACAGCCGCGTTCAAGGTAAAAATTGTCTACGGAGGCCTGCGGGCCCTGCTTCCGAAGCCCGGCGAAAATCTGCTTGATATTGGGAGAACGGGCGGCAAGCGTTCGTACAGCATGGAGGACCAGGCTCCCTACATTTTCCCGGAGTGCTTCGGTCGTGGCAAAAAAGCCACCCAGGTTGAGGGTATCACCAACGAGATGAATGATTTCAACCGCGTGGATCCGCTCGTCCTTCCAAGCCCCAAGCACGATCACCTTTGGGTGCCGGAACACTTCGCGCGCCCACTCAGAAAAACGGTACGGGTCCAGGCGATCCACCCGATATTTGTAACCCGTGCGGCGCTGGAAATCCACATACACAGGATGAGCAGAAA
This DNA window, taken from Limisphaera ngatamarikiensis, encodes the following:
- a CDS encoding lipid II:glycine glycyltransferase FemX, with the protein product MDVPYCAAAADPLPRNGPLPRGLDPDEAVRWEGFLRNHPLGQYQQSVRWAWIKEGEGWRSRLVTWSDCNGSMAGGFLLLIKNTRFGRVGFVNKGPVLKEEHPNSIGLAMQRLLDTAASERVRALIVQPPDESRIAPADFRSHGFCRAPVPGIIDATLIASLEGGQEGVRSRLGRTARREARQAQDRGVQTVEGTRADLPVFFELMCVTCRRQGVRPNPASVEALYRRWDAFTPDIRLFLATVKGEAVAGLLVLRFGDRCVFEKKGWNEKFPEAHPNTLLNVEAMMRAAAWGCRVVDFGAMDRSLAEQMLAGKAVETEVAATRYAFNLRLGARPVLLPEARVWIPWKWQRPWLDWLLSVPAFARRLERWVAA
- a CDS encoding GNAT family N-acetyltransferase — protein: MHSRSWFGWTLPWRSTDPATWVRRLADVAWSNSVYLRLDRPLCNREEFSEGVAPKGSGSYRVIGRSLGQLKVWRSERIGCDGWLPLECFLDSYAGLELVYTVWNGSELAHLCWVARQGQKTSLPRIQVPQGEAEVRGAYTFPRYRNRGLFRIALARILNDLAQEGVQRVFAHVRPENTPSMKAFCQLGFEPRAVCEVVCRLGWRRVRFRDPHGQGLSPALVC